One window from the genome of Alnus glutinosa chromosome 13, dhAlnGlut1.1, whole genome shotgun sequence encodes:
- the LOC133853753 gene encoding GDSL esterase/lipase At5g41890: MGISKRFIFLFVFVFVSLHILPCLSFTSFVFGDSLVDAGNNDYLFTLSKADSPPYGIDFKPSGGQPTGRFTNGRTIPDIVGQALGALSFPPPYLAPNTQADAIRRGINYASGASGILDETGLLFIGRIPLREQVNYFEQSRSYMVSVMGETRTKELLKNAIFSLTTGSNDILNYFQPSIPFLGGIKVSPSSFQDCMVSNFTSQLKRLHELGARKFVVVGVGPLGCIPFVRATNLLLASGKCSVKVNGLIKGYNKKLNTTLDRLNQQLGPEAIFVYANSYDVFQRIMLNYRQYGFEKADKPCCGGYSPPFVCIEDRNANKSSRSALCEDRSKYVFWDAYHPTEAANIIIAKVLLDGDESISFPMNIRELYNHKP, encoded by the exons ATGGGGATTTCAAAGCGTTTCATCTTCCTTTTTGTATTCGTTTTTGTGTCGTTGCATATTTTGCCTTGTCTTTCTTTTACTTCCTTCGTGTTTGGAGACTCCCTCGTCGATGCTGGAAACAACGACTATCTTTTCACCCTCTCTAAGGCGGATTCACCTCCTTACGGCATTGACTTCAAGCCTTCTGGTGGGCAGCCCACCGGAAGATTCACCAATGGTCGAACCATACCAGACATAGTCG GTCAAGCCCTTGGAGCTTTGTCATTTCCTCCACCTTACCTAGCCCCAAATACTCAAGCTGATGCAATTCGCAGAGGAATAAATTATGCTTCCGGAGCCTCGGGCATATTGGATGAAACAGGATTATTGTTC ATAGGAAGAATTCCATTAAGGGAGCAAGTGAACTATTTCGAACAAAGTAGAAGCTACATGGTCAGTGTAATGGGGGAGACTCGTACAAAGGAACTCTTGAAGAATGCAATCTTCTCTCTAACCACTGGGTCCAATGACATATTGAACTATTTCCAACCATCCATACCCTTTCTTGGAGGTATCAAGGTTTCCCCCTCCTCCTTCCAAGATTGTATGGTTTCTAACTTCACCTCACAGCTTAAG CGATTGCACGAATTGGGGGCTAGAAAATTCGTTGTGGTTGGGGTTGGACCACTAGGATGCATACCATTTGTGCGTGCGACCAATTTACTTCTAGCTAGTGGAAAATGCTCGGTTAAGGTGAATGGATTGATCAAAGGGTACAACAAGAAGCTGAATACAACGCTAGATCGATTAAATCAGCAGTTGGGACCAGAAGCCATCTTTGTATATGCAAATTCCTATGATGTTTTTCAGAGGATCATGCTAAATTATCGTCAATACG GATTTGAGAAAGCCGATAAACCCTGTTGCGGAGGATACTCACCGCCATTCGTTTGCATTGAGGACCGAAATGCAAACAAAAGCTCTAGATCAGCTCTATGTGAAGATCGATCAAAGTATGTGTTTTGGGATGCATATCACCCAACAGAAGCTGCGAATATCATAATTGCCAAAGTGTTACTCGATGGTGATGAAAGCATTAGCTTTCCTATGAATATCCGGGAGCTTTACAACCACAAGCCCTAA